AGATGAATGGTCTTATTCCGCAACATTTTATCATTCCGACCTAATATGCAAACCGATCTCTCCACACTGGTCAAATCAGAGTCCAATTGAACTTCTGAGGGATGCAGGATGTGGGACTCATCAACCACATACTGTCTCGACAAGGATACATTAAACCTCAGAGATAACTTACCTTTGAGTCCAAATTTCATAATCTTGCAAAACGACGATACTTTCAAGAATACATTTTCTCCTGGTTGGAACTATTCGTTTGGTATTCACATAACTAGCATGTTATCTATTGACATTTTAATTCGTATCTTGACCACCCCAACCTTGCCGATAGCTTGCTGGACTAACTCTGGTCCTCGTACCAATCGCTCTCCGACTTCCTCCCGGAGCAACAGAGTACAACATCgtcttccatacaatgcctcaaacaGTGTCAAACCATGCTATGATGATAATTGTTGTAGTATGTGATAACCCTCTAGGAAATCGGTGTTTCACCTCGACCTGTTGGCAAACCAAAAACTTGGATATATAATGATAAACACTGCGCTTCATCCATTTCCACCAGAAATGAgtcttcaaatctctgtacgtCTTGTTACTTCTTAGGTGAACACTCAACTAGCTACGATGGGCTTGGGATGGAATCTACTATCTCAAAGTATAGTCCTTAGGTACCAAAATACGACCAGGTAAACATAGAAAATCATTAGACTGATATTGGAATCCAGATGTGTTGTCCCCATTGGCTAACCAAGCCAATCGCCGTGTCATGAGGTCAAACAATTGTGCATAAACAATATGAGTATATAGGGCCGGCTCAGAATCGATGCAACACGAATACTCTCCATCCCTTTCTTGTGTCTAAACGTAAACCCTGAAGAACAATAATTCTCTATGATGCTACACACAACACATGTCTGAAGCACATAAAATCTCACTTTAAGATTCAGGGTATCAGGGATGAGATTTGCGAATCCtgaatgatattttatttcacaatcataatcctttagCAGATCCATTCAGCGACATTGTCTCATGTTTTAAACTCAGCATGAgtgaacaaatacttcaaacacTTGTGGTCGGTATAGATCTCAAATCCATCTCCGTATAAATAATGACACCAAATTTTTAGAGCAAAGACAATGACGACTCATTTGAGATCATGAACTGGGTATTTCCCTTCGTAAAATTTCAACTATCTTGAGGAATAGACAATCACCTGCTCATTCTGAGTCAGAATATAAACCCTGTCGAGAGGCATCAATATaaactaaatcctcaaaatccaGACTATAGTGCCAACACCAGTGCTATAATCTGACGTCTACGAAGCTCCCTAAAGCTTTCTTCACAGCTTCCTAAAGCTTTCTTCACACTCAGATGACTACTCAAACGACACATCTTTCCAAGTAAGATTCATCAAGGGTCGAGCTAGCTGAGAAAAGTTCATTATGAAGCGACGGTAATAACCCTGCGAGACCTAGAAAGCTAAGGGTCTCGGCCACTGCCGTCTAATGTGACCCGTTCAACATTTCTTCAATCTTGCTAGCATCTACTGATTTAGATATAATATGAACAAGGAATACTACTCGGTCATTCTAAAAAAATCGCACTTACTTAATTTGGCGTACAACTGCTTCTCACGCGGGGTCTGTAATAAAATCCTTAAGAGTTGGGCGTGCTCATCCACATTGTGATAGTAaaacaaaatatcatcaatgaacacCACAACTAATTTATCCGGATAATATCTAAAAACACGATCCATAAAGTCCATGAATATCGTTAATGCATTTGTTAGACTGAATGACATATCTAGAATTCATTAACAACTGGAACATGAGAGAAACCAAGAATTTCATCAGAAAATACGTCAAGGAATTCATTAACTACTGGAAGATCGTCAATACCAACACTACACGTGTATGTGTCAATATCATAGATGAGGTAGCCTTCCCCACCCAACTCTAAAGCACGACAGGCTTTCAGAGCCGACACCAACGACATAAGAGGTCCCACTTCCTCACCATAGAAAAACCAACTCTCACCCTTAGCCCGACGAAACTGAACAATTTTCTTCAATACCTAGAATAAAATCGAAATCTTCCATTGACGAGACCATCAAATTCGCAGTCAACTCGTTACCCTCAAAGTCTATATAACAACCTAATACTAGGAGCTTAGACAATACTGGATGACCCATCAAGGTAGAAACATAAAGTGAGTTACTTAGTGAGACGTATGGTAACTTATGAAGCTTAACAAAAcgttcaggttattatcaacaATATGAGGCACAACTTAATCAAAGTTTAATAGATCAAAAAGTAAAGGAACATCTTGGAGCGTTTAGGCCTCCTGTTGCTCCTTATGCTCCACTGAGGCCTGGCCTGCCAATTCTACCAGCTCCACTTCCAGGCGGAATGTTGCCACCAGGTGCCCTGTTATTACCAGGAATGAGGCCTCCTGTTTTGCCAAGACCAATGCCCGGTCCTCCAGGTATTTTACACCTACCATACCagtcaatattttttttcttgccAGAGTTTGTTTCTTACTTGCATGCATGTCTTATATGTTTGGGGCACTGTTCCTTGGATCAGGTCTTTAATGAGTTCTAGCTTTTCGGTCAGTGGGTGAGGTCCTATATTGTAGCACTAATAAGATTTTGCATTGTATGAGATGCTTTACTAGCTAAGAAAAGCTATTCATTTTCTCATTTATATTAATCTAATGCATGCTTAATCTTAGACTTGGATAATAACTGTTTCTATTGTTCCAGGTTATATGCATGGTCCTCCCATGCCACAGGTGTTGCTTTCCTCTGGTGCTTCTTTTCCTGGTCAAGTGGATGGTCTCCAAAGGCCCTTGACTGCTCCTCCCCCATTGATTCCGGGAAGTTCTGGGATCCCTACGACTGGTGCCCCACCAATGTTTCCGCCCCCGTTGTACCAAGGGAATGCTCCATTGCCGACCACAGGAGGCAACGAGGGTTCTAATATGAACGGTCAAACATCTGAGGTCAATCATTAGCGCAATCAGTCCTGTACTATTTGTTACATTTTCTGGGCCGAGGGAGTATTTcttgcttctttttttttttattgagagGGTTGTGGTAGTATTTCTGTGAGCAATTTTTTAGGCATGGAAGTTTCTTGTCCAGAAAGATTGCTTATGCTCTCTTGAAGCTAAGAAGCAAATTGCTTGGTAGAGGGGATTATTTACTGGATGCCCTTCCCTTTAAATTTGTGCTTCTGGATCTTTGccaaaaaaaggaaaagaaaagttCAATTAGAGCAGCCACTACAATTTTTCTACATAAGAAATTTATTAAGAAAGATGAAACTGAAAGCTACATGTATGGTACTGTACTACGGTAGACTTGGCGCATAAATCACACTCATTTTTTTGGATTGTATCAGAATCAAGGGAAATTTTCATCTGCATATATCACCAGCATATTAATTTGAAGGGATGTCGCCACATTATTAGCCGCCGTTAGTTGAAGCAAATGGATCGAATTGAGTTTTATAATTCTGTTTTTCGTATAAGAGTTTGAACTCGATAATTTTTATTCATCTTAAAGTTCAGAGACCGGTTATGATAGGCACATGTTCTATTTGAGACCTAGTTCAAATAGAGTTTGATTCATTTGATTTGAACTTAATCGACGAGTATTACTAAACAAATGCTAAAAATATGCTTCATGTCCTGGGATGAAATGGTCCGGATGTATTTGGCTTTTTAATAGCCCTTGTGAAAGATTGTACACATGAACTCATGATACGATTCTTCAAACATGAAAAGCAAATGCACTCAAAAACGAAGTCACGTCCTggattcgataaaataaaaaacgtaGTGTTGTCTCAattttttgaaacaagtaacggtttgtgatattcacTCTTAAACTATGAAAGTTTAGTAAAAATAATGACTGAGACAATTTAGATTTAAATGAATCTTTAAAGAACTtgtctttgacaatccgtgtgaaaacaatcgacaaatgcCATAAAGATTAAacctttgataagtttgattttgtttgAACAAAACAAcgctttgaaatttttgagagaaaactcgcaAAAAACTTTTGTATAAACTTAATAATGTGTTTTGTTAATGTCCAAAATTTATCCATATATGTTTTAAAAGAAAGATATCGATAATAAActtctttaattaatttgaacTCTAAACTATGAAACAAATCTCTTTTACGTGCATCACGACGCATCGGGTGTGCCCTTGTTCCTGCAGGTGTGCGTgggctactgtaattcttcacTTCAGGGAGCAAGGGGCGCGTGAGAGTGCGAGTTCCGATGCTGGTGCGCGTGACTCGGCGCTGGTGCGTGGCTGGTTCTGTCCATGTGCCACTTTTCTATGTTGCTCGCGTGGGTGAGTGAGATTTGGCGCCTGTGCCCAAATACTACTGCCTTCTTGATCATTTAGCACTTGAATGACGTTGCAATGACCTTCAACATTATTTCCATGTTCCCCAAAACACTCTAATCTTGACGTCATATTTGTAGGCTCTTTTTGGTAGCTCACTACGAGTCCTTGAAACACATTCTTAAATTTCTTGCTACGTCCTCTCATTATAAGTCATTACGACAACTTTAATGGATCTCACGCTTTCTTCAAGACTTTATCATCCATGATAGCATCACCTCATGTCAATTTAGATTTTAGAAGCATTAGGATTTGTGGTATATCACTAAGTTTTATGTAGTCAAAAGTGCCATCACAATTGAGTTCCTGACAGAGTCTGAGAAAACCAGCCATTGTGTTATCATACGCCAATCATTCGAAGTGGCCCAAACAATTTCCCTCGAGATATAAAGCAACCAACCTAATGCCTAGGAGGCAATAAATTCCAAACAAAAATGGAATAGATTCtgctattaatttatttttcctcCCCACCAAACTCATGGTAAATTTCAACATAGTTGTTTTGTTTCTGTCCTATTCCTGAACCTTTAAATTCAACTTGGTTGAATAATGTGTACCTTTTAGATTCTTAATTGAAAAATTTGAAAGCCCTTCTCTCATATAACAACTAAAGGTCCAACAAATTTTGCAGAATTGTGGTCTTTTTTCCAATGTTTTTTGCTGATATAATACCAAATAATCATAGTTTTAGACACTTCGTTTGACAGAGACCGTGTGATTGGAGTTTGTTTTTAAGGCCAAGAAAGCCAAAAGAATTCTCCAAGCTAAATATTTTAGTAGCAAATAAGCCAAAAAATTcttcaaataaaaaatgaacACCACCAAGAAGGCCAAAAGTTCTACAAAAAATTCCATCTAGAAATTGCTTCGGCTGGCCATGAATTTCACGGACTTGTGAATGTCAGCAAACAGCCATTTGGGAAAAAGACAGGAAGGACCAACCAATTCACTCTGCATGTGTTCCCACAAAAGAAATGCATTTTATCTACTCTTGTCCATTTCTCCCACATGTCTAGCTGCTCCCTCACTCGTCTCCCCCAATCACATCCCGCCATCTGTCACCTTGGACCCAATTATGTACCAACTCTTTTGACCTCTCTGTGTGACATGGTTCCACCCCACAAATCATTCATCCATTCATTACATTTTCTTGATAAAACACAACTGCATTTATTTCATCAATCTCGCAAAAAGATTTGATCTTTGAGCCAAAGTAACACTGGATTGCCTAATCATTACTTAAATGACTTACTCAATTACACAGTTCTTGATAATTCTTGCTCCCATTTTCATGGTATTTTCATCATCATTTGCAGTACAGAAACAACTGCCAGTCTCTACTATTTCTGCAGCACCGGCATTGTTGCCTGATCCCATCTCTCCAGTATCTGCGCCACCAGCATTATCTCCTGATATTACTCCTCTCTTTCCTTCACCTGGTGGCTCTGCGCTTTCTCCAAGTGACTCTTCACTCCCTATCATAACCTCAAGCCCAAGCCCACCAAATCCTGATGCAATGGAGGCTTCCGGCCCCGGAGTGGCATTCGGGACGACGGATACTTTGCCAAATTCTTCAACAGTTCAGCTGAGTGTGCAAGGTTTCTTGAATTCAATGGTGGTTTTATGTTTGGTGGCCTTTGGATTCATGGCTAATATTTCTTGGTGGTGAGCCGTGAAgttctttattatttttttaaaatccttTTCTATATATTTACTTAATTGTGTATATTTTGATTCAATTTGTTGCTTTTTGTTTAGTAGTTGTTATATAGTTTGGTAGTAGAAATGGGGCATGAGATGTTCCCCTTTTCATTGATTTGGAAAGTATGAACAGATATCTGCAATGTtcgatatatttttaaatatttgtccAATTTTACAAAGTTTATGTACAATTCACTTTTATAGTAGGGCATACCTGAAATCCTTAGACGGGAGGACACAATTTTCACATCATCTTTGAATGCCACCATATGTCAGCTGGAGCTTGAAGAGTGTCGAACCGACTTAACTTGAGTGTGATTTGAAGGTTAGAGACTTTTGATAAGATCAACGGAATCAGTATATAAGAACTACAACCTATCAAGAAATTCGAAGAGATGCCTCACTAAATGCAAAAACACGAATAGAATGTAAATGAAGTTCACACAAAAGAATACACAAGGCATAGCAGTTCTTGGTCGATGGCAGTTCTTGGACACTAAAGAGCAACTATATTATCTGGTGTTTTTGCCATTCCATTGAACAATCTTCCAAGGAAATTGCCTTTCGGATTCTTGAACTCGACGGGGCATTCTTTCTTGGGGGTGGTTTTAGCAGCAACAATCTTCCTCAACTTCAAATTCTCCTCCCTCAGCAAATCTATTGCTAGACTTAGCTGCCTGATAACCTCCCTTTTCTCTTCATCCTTCTGAGTTAGTTGCTTGGTGTTCAACTGCTTCTCTTCTCTAAGTTTCTCCATTTCTGCCCGCAACCTCATCAGTTCCACGTCCACAGCAACACTTGAAACTTCTTCTGTATCTGattcaatattttcttgcacCATTTCTTCTTCGTATTCTGGATCTTCAACCTAAGATTCGTCGGTTTCTTCAGGTCCATACACCTCAGAATAGCTATCATATGCTTTGTCAGTTAGGGTCAATGATTTTTCTAGACGATATTTGTTGAAACATAACGGAGATGACCATGGAGATTGGACACGATTTCCATATTCAGATTTAACGGAATCATATCGCTCAGCCAGGGAACGATGGTTTCAATAAAAGTCGTCTACCATGCCGATGAGTTCAGGTCTTTTCTTGTAGTACATATCTGCACGTTGGGCAGCTTTAGCATTTTTTTAGTTTTCTCATCGAGCTCTGCACGTTTAGAAATAACATCATGTTACAGAAAATGCTTCGAAAATGTGACATGTCAGGAAAAGTAGCAAGGGTCTAGATAATTATCAAGTGAAAGGTGACACTATAAAGTATGTATGGGCTTGAAAATGGATTTCTGGAAGTGCTCTGAGTTTTTTCACTCTGTGTGAAGAATTACGAGCTGGTAGTGGATCTCACATCATCTGTCTGCAGTAATAGCGCATTCCATGACCTAAGCACGCAATTCACAATTGAGGCAACATGCATTCTAAATTCCCTGGTTGCACAGCTTATGAGACGAGGAAAGACACATGCATGCAGACACTCATATACATGAACCAAGGCATGTTCAACGAGAAACACTTAATTACAATAGCAGGCGGCACTCGTATACTTAACGTCCTACTTTTTAATCTTCAACAGCCCTGAATTGATCAAACAACAAAGAAAGATGGTAAAAGATGATTCGAGGAGAACACATCAATTCTACTTGTACCGCCATGAATTTTATTCCGGGCGACAAGCCATTCTACAACAGTCAGATTTCATCACACCAGAACAAACCAAACTTGCGTTTACATCCAAAAGAAAGCTCCCTTTTCTGCTCATTGATGAAATCTCTTAGAGAGTAACTATGATAAAGCACAATCAAGAAGTTCAAAGTGCCCATTTCACTTCAAGATTCTACCATGACCAAGTTCAAGTATTTAAAAAAGCCTCAACTTTAAAGATGAATAAATCAACAGTACTACTAACTtcatctaaaaataaaatggaaCGAATACAAAAAGGAAACTAAGGAGTATGTTTTTACTCGAAAGAGTGGACTGAAGCCATGGGGACCGATTCAGATTAGTCTTGTTGTGATTGTCAAACCACCACCAGTGCGACGATCCATTGTTCTTCAACTCCACCATTTTGCCTACCTTGCGAGGAAAAACCCAAACTTCACACCCCAAAATAAGATTTTTCAGCATAAaaagaaagggaaaaaaaacccagattcaaataaattttcttcTATTCATAGACTACTTGTCACATTAGCATATATGAAACCACTTGAAACATTAATTTAATACGACATACAGTGAATTCCATAACTAGCAAAATTAATACTACGAATTTGTGTCACATCTTCAAAAAATTCCTGTATGTATCACCATGAGCTGCCGAATCCATTTCTTCCACGCATTTACACATTCACTGCGTGCCAGGGTCAGGCAGAGAGATACATTAAgtgtatacacacacacacgggTGACACGGTAGAACAACATGCACAAGCAAACAAAGTATGTCTCCCATCTCACTTAATCTTTTATTTTGCCCCCAAAAGTTTGAATATTTGAGGAGTCAACTGCTACTCACATCCACAAGAATCAAACGAAgggaagaagacgaagaaaaaCATACGGGTCTCACCTCAGACTGCAAAACGACGCCGGAACACAAACGGCTTCGACCCCCCCCCTGCCACGTGCCCCCTCGTTGCTCGAGATTTTTAAACTTCTACCTCGGATCCTCCAGTAAAAACAGAACATGGGAATttcaaattttcgatttttaatttgatttgaAATCCATCCAGACCAGACAAGAAATAGTTGTGATCTTACATAGTCCAGCGCAAGGGGAGCGTGTATGACCCAAACATAAAAAAGGTAACTAGCCATCGAACGCTTGTCATGAATATACGAggctaatatattaaattttcgtGATTTTATTAACACCATGACTGTAAAAATTTTGTACTTGATCCATGAAAAGCAAGGGATTAcaaagcttaaataaatatacAAAACTCAATTTGTTACATCACATAATATATgtgttgattttaaaaaataatattattttgaagcggtaatatcatatcatgtaaattaatgataaatttcaatgtaaaagaaataaaaaaatagtcaAAAAATTGTCTAAAAAATATGAGAATATCATTAAActaaaatttattgaatataaaaACCTAAAATTTATCTTCTACATTCACctaataaattgaaaaaaatattcaagTTGTAGATATTCTTAAGAATTTTATGCATAAGCTAAACCCTTTATGGTCAAGcgtaataagaaaatattcattttatcGAATCATACTATAGTTCAACCTAaacatacaaaataaataaaacaatctATTAAAGCGTGCTATAAAAAATCGATATGACAGAACAAAATGTAAACTACTAAAAATATTTCGCTAAATATAtggtaaataaataaacattttagaAACGTTTATTTTCCCGTAATGGAAAGAAGCCGAAGGGTTTGGCCAAGCTGCATTTGATGTCAGGTTCCACTTGTGAACACCGTTTCAAGTGTAGTTcttgataaatatttgatgcattgCATATTCGTTTGCTGGTTTCTTTCAAATTCATGAATAAGATCTTGGAGTACCTGTAAGTTCTGGCTTGGGCAACAGACCACTCCATTTGGGGAGGTTGACTAGGTGGTAAGGGTCCAGAAACAGAACAAAATTTCTAAAATATGCAATGACAGAACAATATGTAATGATAGAACaaaatgtaaacttaaataaaaaatacataatGACAACATTATACTCTAGATCcaaatcaaaatttgataaaatcagTTTAAAATTAGCAATACCACATAGTGTTGTCAATCCTTCTCATTGTTTGTTCTAGCAAATTAAACTAAGGTTGCTTCACCAAgtcttcttgctcaagaactcAAAGATGAAAGAAGTCATCAATCTCAAACTAAGTTCAAGACAGACTATGGAGCAGGGACTACAATGGGTCGGGTAAAATTGCATGGACTCGGATCCGTTTTATTTGGATTTGGTTTGTGTATGCTAAATGGGTGTTGCTGGTTTTTCTAACCGGAATAATTTGGTTATGTCCATTGAACTTTAAGAGTTCTCACTGCATAATGATGAAGTCTTGTAATTTAATGATATGTTCcggttcaaaaataaaatgagaCCCCATTTAGAGAGCGTCAAActacgaaaattaaagaatcaGGGATGAGGAATACATTTACAGAAGAGAAGGAAGAGATTGTTTGTCCATTCAATCGATAAGGCAGAGAATTCTTGACAACTAAATTGACTTAAGAACATAATACAAACACCTGTAGTGCAAGTCTTAAGAACATAATACAAACACCTGAAGTGCAAGTTTGCAACCATATTTCTCACGAAAACCATAATttcaagaaaaacaatcccaatacACAATCACACATTAAAAGATTAGTATTTCAACTGATAATATAATCAAAGTGATAAATTACTTCGAATGGATTAAACGCATAATCGTCTCAGAATCCACGTTTCAATTCCCTAGATGAATTCGAGAAATACCAGATTTCAACTAGAATGTAGAGTTTCAGTGAGATTGACGCTAATAGATTTATGATACAAACTCAAGAAATCGGGAAATTAGAAAGCTGCAAGAGAAAAATAGACATAACATCATGAAAAGAGAGACCATTTACCTTTCTGAATTATTGACATTGATGCCACCCAAAGTCAAATTCACTTCACCACCACGTTGTGGAAGTGCACTCTAAATGGAGGAGAAGTTGGTCATATTCAGTCATTTCAATATCATATGACAGAGTAACGAACTTTAAATTTATGAAACTGCTCCAGCAAAGTCATTGTGCAGATAAAACAATGAGTTTACTAAATCGATTTTACAGGCACATTAAAGAGAAGGGAAACAGAGATGTTCATGTACTAACAGGGTCATTCTTGAAGAAAACCAGAGAGGTGCGTGTACGAATAAACCATCTCTTCTTCCAAGACTTCCACCCCAAACGTGCAAATTTTTGAGTGGTCAGTAAACTCACAAAACCGAAAATAACACCAATGAGACTGACGCGTCAATCACAATAAAGAACGGAAGCCAGGAATTGGTCCAATTTTTAGCATACAATCAGGAAGTAATGGTCCTGATATTTCTAAGTGCAGCATACGACAAAGTGTAAATTATATTCTTTTCATAGATTAATCAACAAACTCCAAACATTAGACTCTAATCAATATTCAAATGTCGCAACTactgtttttgaaaatttcgaagctcCCTAAAAGTTGAACACGGAGAAATGTAGAAGTTACGACAAACAACGGTAAGGAAAATGTCAGATCTTGGAGCGGCCTTtggtaaaaatataatttataacaaCCATTCTCCAAATGATTTTCAATGAGACATTATTTAAAACAGTTTGAGGGAAATTGAGTCAATATCCAGGACCTTTATCAAGCCATGTTTTTGGTTGACAGAAAAAAGGAAACGAACAACTTCTCGATGCAAAATTTATCTCGACATTCATATCAAAATCACaagtaaaataaatttaagtAAGTAAATcaggagaaaaaaaaaaagaactgtGCACAAAATATCTAACAAATGTTTCCCgtttctaaattaaaagatgAACGTCCG
The Primulina tabacum isolate GXHZ01 chromosome 9, ASM2559414v2, whole genome shotgun sequence DNA segment above includes these coding regions:
- the LOC142556412 gene encoding U1 small nuclear ribonucleoprotein C-like, coding for MTHQGYYQQYEAQLNQSLIDQKVKEHLGAFRPPVAPYAPLRPGLPILPAPLPGGMLPPGALLLPGMRPPVLPRPMPGPPGYMHGPPMPQVLLSSGASFPGQVDGLQRPLTAPPPLIPGSSGIPTTGAPPMFPPPLYQGNAPLPTTGGNEGSNMNGQTSEVNH